A stretch of the Bombyx mori chromosome 12, ASM3026992v2 genome encodes the following:
- the LOC101742066 gene encoding uncharacterized protein LOC101742066 codes for MPENSPKMARSASPVARAGAGDISERELFRERHNLQTTPPARLQRLHPKKQLFLTPVNKFTAKKPESSVNLARIKSCLDEYRKQGRPPKIGHKAASMEDLTPTKRSKIENLNATKKDKEVHLVRPALRGIVEERAAARVGRFMLVTAWRRRRDEVRCLRKTLEFQVSCSERLRMQVSALKSLLDSDNVKVRLAMRELDRLKQLLKDKDIEKAVLEREKRALEEDVIAAEDKASQLSIDCRNARNELQAAGARADRTLAAERARRDRALRALSLMEQQLVQRKDLLSTVESQLATLRREAEEKQKVLEETFQKLEMEQLARECSTRECSELSARVSMAAAETCTLRRVVEQLKEHLTRLELDLKMTREQLDWWPRPLTKMLGVARSWLRCPMSMPEALLWSMLPARSGC; via the exons GCGACTTCAGCGCTTACACCCCAAGAAGCAGCTCTTCTTGACTCCCGTGAACAAATTCACCGCCAAGAAACCAGAATCTAGCGTTAACCTCGCCAGGATCAAAAGTTGCTTGGATGAGTATCGCAAGCAAGGGCGACCTCCAAAGATCGGACACAAGGCTGCCTCGATGGAAGATTTGACACCCACGAAAAGAAGCAAAATTGAAAACTTGAACGCAACAAA GAAAGACAAGGAGGTTCATTTAGTAAGGCCAGCGCTACGTGGTATAGTCGAGGAGCGCGCCGCGGCCCGGGTGGGTCGGTTCATGTTGGTGACGGCCTGGCGCCGGCGGCGGGACGAGGTGCGCTGCTTGAGGAAGACTTTGGAGTTTCAG GTGTCGTGCTCGGAACGACTCCGCATGCAAGTGTCGGCGCTTAAGTCTCTGTTGGATTCGGACAACGTGAAGGTCCGTCTCGCTATGAGAGAGCTGGACCGTCTGAAGCAGCTCCTCAAAGATAAGGACATTGAGAAGGCTGTACTAGAACGG GAAAAACGTGCTTTGGAAGAAGATGTGATCGCCGCTGAAGACAAGGCCTCGCAGTTAAGTAtcg ATTGTCGGAACGCGCGCAACGAGCTCCAAGCGGCGGGCGCGCGTGCGGACAGGACGCTCGCCGCAGAGCGCGCCCGTCGCGACCGGGCGCTGCGTGCG CTCTCGTTAATGGAGCAACAGTTGGTTCAGCGGAAGGACTTGCTATCCACTGTCGAGTCGCAGCTCGCGACGCTGCGTCGAGAGGCTGAAGAAAAGCAGAAAGTGCTAGAGGAAACCTTCCAGAAGCTTGAAATGGAACAACT GGCACGAGAGTGCAGTACTCGGGAATGCTCAGAGCTGAGCGCCCGGGTGAGCATGGCAGCCGCCGAGACTTGCACCCTGAGACGTGTGGTAGAACAGCTGAAGGAACACCTAACGAGATTGGAGCTTGATCTCAAAATGACCCGAGAACAATTGGATTGGTGGCCACGACCTCTAACCAA GATGCTCGGTGTGGCCAGGTCTTGGCTCCGGTGCCCGATGTCGATGCCGGAAGCTCTTCTGTGGTCCATGTTGCCAGCGCGCAGTGGATGCTAA